The following proteins are co-located in the Chaetodon trifascialis isolate fChaTrf1 chromosome 14, fChaTrf1.hap1, whole genome shotgun sequence genome:
- the ralgapa2 gene encoding ral GTPase-activating protein subunit alpha-2 isoform X1: MFTRRGHGDVKKSTQKVLDPKKDVLTRLKHLRSLLDIIDKSELKAFFESNCSQIYFIFYENFITLECNLKQKGNKSQREELDSILFIFEKILQHLPEKIYSRWQFHSIGSILKKLLHTGNSFKIRCEGIRLFLLWLQALRDNCAEEQFLIFACLVPGFPAVPSSRGPCTLDTIIYNPFSNPPDAKVVPEEITPLVPAVVGEKVADDQTCYILETLLKYMVIQASSLEWRNKENQDTGFRFLFSLFKKYYLPHLFPSFTKLTNLYKPLLDLPHHRPKPLYVPVTRNNESTFCTRDQYLAPRVAFITWLVTFFLEKKYVNSAAAAQSAKNGTEVIPKLIQTVTAGSSSQEKEKDKTSDGDTNGPAGEPEKSHSNSSTLSDRRPSDSSLCSIEEEHRYVYDMVHAILLSTRDNVNFVNEVFHQAFLLPSCEASATRKVIKVYRKWILQDKACFMTEPDTPAQTDEVDDGPEQTLSTETNSMHAQILQSHGHRRTSSWGRTYSFSSAISRGFLTEEQNRDIKAGIQPTLQVFLTNSSNVFLLEPCQDVPKLLENQVEVCKGVLSIYRHMIMEHTMDTQTWEQMLQVLLRVTEAVMKRPQENQRKDTFAESLASILFRTIIVAWVRANLCVFISRELWDELLAVLSSLTCWEELVTEWASIMDSLTAVLARSVYGLDMANLPLDKLSEQKEKKQRGRGVIQDSQKAAAVARSFSLSWRNQGEQGGPGVQEPMRIRSATTSGAPGVEKARNNVRQKASAKRSQSISNCVHLYEALPTTKSVPMLLHTVSSFLPGISSGNSACSHRLSDVEECQLSECGGEEELGGGDSPLPRSSSTSDITQQLSDTLPGQKRESSPTSCGSDSRMSEARRESNEPPVILIRRSSSPAETECNAEGQTSYTRPKLREKSESISSETSNGYVNEAEVTWQAFDEEADTQSTQSAHMDVTADPQSQGSLLLSHNEALAGPECALPPHSAPPSYHHHHNHYHYPQNPPASPALLVHTECPRDCPLDDTMHQSVLHMPHHLDSSECLADDVSIIAGGTLTGWHADSAFVLWRRILGILGDVNSIRCPKIHAKVFSYLYELWHKLAKIRDNLGISVDNQSSPPQPAFIPPLRMLASWLFKATMLPAEYKAGKLQAYKLICEMMTRHQDVLPNSDFLVHLYHVMHMGITSDDQDVLNTIIRSCSPRFFFLGLPGFTMLVGDFITAAACVLSSVSSEAPRMEAQTILGSLVCFPNLYHQIPILQRVPGSDDFIVGNEDIKDYLVNILLETATKEHCEGARCIAVCSLGLWVCEELMQKNIHHQVKDAINVLGVTLKFGNKAVAQAACDVFQLLISHWEHLQRLEPTLPKKIIEIFVATIAFLLPSAEHSTVEADKKVMVSLLLCLLDWCMDVPLSLLLEPITMPFVEDRTSHKAPLLDYIYRVLHCCVSGSNLHTQQSHYLLSLSDLSTEYDLMLGQVKSFEPPPSQTTATDFGNLLTVAEEKRRRNMELIPLTARMVMTHLVNHLGHHPLSGGPALLHSLVSENHDNPYVESSELSSEVFKSPNLQLFVFNDSTLVSYLQIPAETPTVGQPPQPSSQVRVIVRDISGKYSWDGAILYCTTQEDCVDAVFNVVDHPPSTTTTVTHSRNQPNSPTKGPCKNHCSVSDSLSDCCEEEEVDILDKLLEDLGQCSPECLPQPQLRLNQPAPSPHGMNLEQESAILEAILRQTQQEEEQVRRWDADVSFRAACQKEPSHQEPKAPFYFCRLLLNDLGMNSWDRRKSFHLLKKNSKLLRELKNLDSRQCRETHKIAVFYIGEGQEDKCSILSNSTGSQAYEDFVSGLGWEVDLATHCGFMGGLQRNGSTGLTAPYYATSTVEAIFHVSTRMPSDSDDCLTKKLRHLGNDEVHIVWSEHTRDYRRGIIPTDFGDVLIIIYPMKNHMYFIQIMKKPQVPFFGPLFNGAIITGTLLPSLVRATCINASRAVKSRLTLYQSFYEERALYLEAIVQNHREVMTFEDFASQVFSPSPGYPMSGTGSFTCSVSTESGNTSGVTDSADQVSPTMPRATKNRVSGKLRRSASAISKSSN; this comes from the exons AAAATTCTACAACATCTGCCTGAGAAGATCTACAGCCGATGGCAGTTTCACAGTATAG GTTCTATTCTGAAAAAGCTTCTACACACTGGAAATTCATTCAAG ATCCGCTGTGAGGGGATCCGTCTcttcctgctgtggctgcaggccCTGAGGGACAACTGTGCTGAGGAGCAGTTCCTTATCTTTGCCTGCCTGGTGCCAGGATTCCCTGCTGTGCCCTCCTCCAGAGGGCCCTGCACCCTTGACACCATCATTTACAACCCCTTCTCCAACCCCCCTGATG CCAAGGTGGTGCCTGAAGAGATTACCCCGCTGGTTCCGGCTGTGGTAGGAGAAAAGGTTGCGGATGACCAGACCTGTTATATCCTCGAAACCCTGCTCAAGTACATGGTCATCCAG GCATCCAGTTTAGAATGGAGGAACAAAGAGAACCAGGACACAGGcttcaggtttctcttcagcctTTTCAAGAAGTACTACCTTCCTCATCTATTCCCCTCCTTCACCAAGCTTACAAATCTCTACAAGCCTTTATTAG ACCTCCCCCACCACAGACCGAAACCCCTGTATGTGCCAGTGACGCGGAACAATGAGAGCACCTTCTGCACCAGGGACCAGTACCTGGCACCGCGTGTGGCCTTCATCACCTGGCTGGTCACCTTCTTCCTGGAGAAGAAGTATGTCAACAGTGCTGCTGCGGCGCAGAGCGCCAAGAACGGCACTGAGGTCATTCCCAAACTCATTCAG ACTGTCACTGCAGGCAGTAGCAgccaggagaaggagaaggataAAACATCAGATGGGGATACAAACGGGCCAGCGGGGGAGCCTGAGAAGAGCCACTCCAACAGCAGCACGCTGTCTGATCGGCGGCCCAGCGATTCCAGTTTGTGTAGCATTGAGGAGGAGCACCGCTATGTCTACGACATGGTGCACGCCATCCTGCTGTCCACCAGGGACAATGTGAATTTTGTCAACGAGGTCTTCCACCAG GCCTTCCTGCTGCCGTCCTGCGAGGCATCAGCAACCAGGAAGGTGATCAAAGTATACAGGAAGTGGATCCTGCAGGACAAGGCCTGCTTCATGACAGAGCCTGACACACCTGCCCAGACAGATGAAGTGGATGACGGCCCTGAACAAACACTCAGCACAGAAACTAACAGCATGCACGCACAG ATATTACAGAGTCACGGCCACAGACGGACGTCCAGCTGGGGGAGGACGTACTCATTCAGCAGCGCGATCAGTCGGGGCTTCCTTACTGAGGAGCAGAACAGGGACATCAAGGCTGGTATCCAGCCCACACTACAG GTGTTCCTGACCAACTCGTCCAATGTGTTCCTGTTAGAGCCATGCCAGGATGTACCTAAACTCCTGGAGAACCAGGTTGAGGTGTGCAAGGGTGTTCTCAGCATCTACCGGCACATGATCATGGAGCACACCATGGACACTCAGACATG GGAGCAGATGCTGCAGGTACTGTTGAGGGTCACAGAGGCAGTGATGAAGAGGCcacaggaaaaccaaagaaaagacaCCTTTGCTGAAAGCTTAGCATCTATACTCTTTAGG ACCATCATCGTCGCGTGGGTGCGAGCCaacctgtgtgtttttatctccCGGGAGCTATGGGACGAGCTGCTGGCAGTGCTGTCCTCTCTTACCTGCTGGGAGGAGCTGGTGACAGAGTGGGCCAGCATCATGGACTCCCTCACGGCTGTGCTGGCACGCTCCGTTTATGGCCTGGACATGGCCAACCTGCCTCTGGACAAACTCAGCgagcagaaggagaagaagcagagaggacgTG GAGTGATCCAGGACTCCCAGAAGGCAGCAGCAGTTGCACGTTCCTTCTCACTGAGTTGGAGGAACCAAGGGGAGCAGGGCGGGCCAGGAGTCCAGGAGCCAATGAGGATTCGCTCAGCAACTACATCAGGAGCTCCTGGTGTAGAGAAAGCCCGTAACAACGTCCGACAGAAAGCTTCTG CTAAGCGAAGCCAGTCCATCAGCAACTGTGTTCATCTATACGAGGCTTTGCCCACTACTAAAAGCGTTCCTATGCTGCTCCACACTGTGAGCTCTTTTTTGCCTGGTATCTCTTCTGGTAACTCTGCTTGCTCTCACAGACTCTCAG ATGTGGAGGAGTGTCAGCTGTCAGAatgtggaggagaagaggagctgGGAGGCGGGGATAGCCCTCTGCCACGTAGCAGCAGCACCTCCGACATCACCCAACAACTGTCTGACACTTTACCAG GCCAGAAGAGAGAGTCTTCCCCCACTTCCTGTGGCTCTGATAGCAGGATGTCTGAGGCGAGGAGAGAGAGCAATGAGCCACCAGTG ATCCTGATCCGGCGGAGCAGCAGTCCAGCTGAGACAGAGTGCAATGCAGAAGGACAAACAAGCTACACAAGACCCAAGCTCAGAGAGAAAA GTGAGAGTATTAGCAGTGAGACATCCAACGGCTACGTCAACGAAGCTGAGGTTACCTGGCAGGCCTTTGACGAGGAGGCTGACACTCAGTCCACGCAGTCAGCCCACATGGACGTGACAGCCGACCCCCAGAGCCAGGGGAGCCTGCTGCTCAGCCACAATGAGGCTCTAGCAG GTCCTGAGTGTGCCCTCCCTCCCCACTCTGCACCCCCGtcctaccaccaccaccacaaccactACCACTACCCCCAGAACCCGCCCGCCTCACCAGCCCTGCTGGTGCACACAGAGTGCCCACGGGACTGCCCCCTGGATGACACCATGCATCAGTCTGTCTTACATATGCCACATCACTTGG ACAGTAGTGAGTGTCTGGCTGATGATGTCAGCATCATTGCGGGTGGGACCCTGACTGGTTGGCATGCTGATTCGGCCTTCGTCCTGTGGAGGAGGATTTTGGGTATCCTGGGAGATGTTAACAGCATCCGCTGCCCCAAAATCCATGCCAAGGTCTTTTCCTATCTTTATGAGCTCTGGCACAAGCTCGCCAAG ATCCGGGACAATCTCGGGATCAGCGTGGACAACCAGTCTTCTCCTCCCCAGCCtgccttcatccctcctcttcgAATGCTGGCCTCCTGGCTCTTTAAG GCCACCATGCTGCCAGCTGAGTACAAGGCTGGCAAGCTGCAGGCCTACAAGCTGATCTGTGAGATGATGACCAGGCACCAGGATGTGCTGCCCAACAGTGATTTCTTGGTGCACCTCTACCACGTCATGCACATGGGCATCACCAGCGACGACCAG GATGTTTTGAACACCATCATCCGCTCCTGCTCTCCTCGATTCTTCTTCCTCGGCCTGCCGGGTTTCACCATGCTCGTTGGAGATTTCATCACTGCTGCCGCCTGCGTtctcagctctgtctcctcaGAG GCTCCAAGGATGGAGGCTCAGACCATCCTGGGCTCCCTCGTGTGTTTCCCCAACCTTTACCACCAGATTCCTATACTGCAGCGTGTGCCTGGCTCTGATGACTTCATTGTAGGCAATGAGGACATCAAG GATTATCTTGTCAACATCCTGCTGGAGACAGCAACAAAGGAACACTGTGAAGGGGCCAG GTGCATTGCTGTGTGCAGTCTgggtctgtgggtgtgtgaggaGCTGATGCAGAAGAACATCCATCACCAAGTCAAAGATGCCATCAATGTTCTGGGAGTAACACTAAAG tTTGGGAACAAAGCAGTGGCTCAAGCAGCCTGTGATGTGTTTCAACTGCTCATCTCACATTGGGAACATCTGCAGAGGTTGGAGCCCACTCTGCCTAAGAAAATCATtgag ATCTTTGTGGCCACAATAGCCTTTTTGTTGCCTAGTGCAGAGCACTCAACAGTGGAAGCAGACAAAAAG GTGATGGTGTCACTGCTACTGTGCCTGTTGGACTGGTGCATGGACGTTCCTCTCAGCTTGCTGCTGGAACCCATCACCATGCCTTTCGTGGAGGACCGCACATCCCACAAGGCCCCACTGCTGGACTACATCTACAGG gtgctgcactgctgtgtgtccGGCTCTAACTTGCACACCCAACAGAGCCACTACCTCCTCAGCCTGTCAGACTTGTCCACTGAGTACGACCTCATGTTGGGTCAGGTGAAGAGCTTCGAGCCGCCGCCCTCCCAGACAACCGCCACCGACTTCGGCAACCTGCTCACTGTAGCTGAGG AAAAGCGACGACGGAACATGGAGCTGATTCCCCTGACGGCACGGATGGTCATGACACACCTGGTGAACCATCTGGGCCATCATCCTCTGAGTGGTGGCCCTGCCCTTCTGCATAGCCTAGTGAGCGAAAACCACGACAACCCGTACGTGGAGTCGTCCGAGCTGTCCTCTGAGGTGTTTAAAAGCCCCAacctccagctgtttgtcttcaaTGATAGCACGCTGGTGTCATACCTGCAGATCCCCGCCGAAACCCCCACCGTTGGACAGCCCCCGCAGCCTTCCTCCCAAGTGCGTGTCATTGTCCGGGACATCTCGGGCAAATACTCATGGGATGGTGCAATCCTCTACTGCACCACCCAGGAAGACTGTGTTGATGCAGTTTTTAATGTAGTTGACCACCCTCCTTCCACTACCACTACTGTCACTCACAGCAGAAACCAACCCAACTCTCCAACAAAGGGACCGTGCAAAAATCACTGCTCGGTCTCAGACTCCCTCTCTGACTGCTGCGAGGAGGAAGAGGTAGATATTTTGGATAAACTTTTGGAGGACCTGGGCCAGTGCAGCCCCGAATGCCTACCCCAGCCACAACTCAGGCTCAACCAGCCAGCCCCTTCACCCCACGGCATGAACCTAGAGCAGGAGAGCGCCATCCTGGAAGCCATTCTGCGCCAGActcagcaggaggaagagcaagTGAGGAGGTGGGATGCCGATGTAAGCTTTCGAGCCGCCTGCCAGAAGGAACCCTCCCACCAGGAACCGAAAGCTCCTTTCTACTTCTGCCGGCTGCTGCTTAATGACCTTGGCATGAACTCTTGGGACCGCAG GAAAAGTTTCCATTTGTTGAAGAAAAACTCCAAGCTCTTAAGGGAACTGAAGAACTTGGACTCCAGGCAGTG TCGAGAGACACACAAGATTGCTGTGTTCTACATTGGAGAGGGCCAGGAGGACAAGTGCTCCATCTTGTCTAACAGCACAGGCAGCCAGGCCTATGAAGACTTTGTGTCTGGACTGGGATGGGAG GTGGACCTGGCCACACACTGTGGCTTTATGGGTGGCCTCCAGAGGAATGGCAGCACAGGTCTAACAGCTCCTTACTACGCTACCTCCACCGTGGAAGCCATCTTCCACGTCTCCACTCGTATGCCATCTGATTCTGATGACTGCCTCACCAAAAAG CTGCGTCACCTGGGAAATGACGAGGTGCACATAGTGTGGTCGGAGCACACCAGGGACTACCGACGTGGCATCATCCCAACTGACTTTGGAGACGTACTGATTATCATCTACCCAATGAAGAACCACATGTACTTCATCCAGATCATGAAGAAACCACAG GTTCCTTTCTTTGGGCCTCTGTTTAACGGCGCCATCATCACTGGGACGCTGCTGCCAAGCTTGGTGCGGGCCACTTGTATCAATGCCAGCAGAGCTGTCAAGTCCCGGCTGACTCTCTACCAGAGCTT